From one Nocardioides scoriae genomic stretch:
- the glpX gene encoding class II fructose-bisphosphatase — MSESHLPDALTVAPSYPDRNLALELVRVTEAAAMAAGRWVGKGDKNGADGVAVNAMRVLISTVSMRGTVVIGEGEKDNAPMLYNGEQVGAGEGPEVDVAVDPIDGTTLTAKGMANAVSVLAVSPRGSMYDPSAVFYMEKLVTGAAAADVVDIRYPVAENVHQVAKAKGTKPEDVTVVLLDRPRHEKLAEEIRATGARIKFIVDGDVAGAIMAAREGTGIDLLLGIGGTPEGIIAACAMKCLDGVIQGRLWPTDDEERQRAVDAGHDLDRVLLTDDLVRGDDCFFVATGITDGELMQGVRYKAGGASTHSLVMRSRSGTIRSIHSEHRLSKLSAYADVDFGR; from the coding sequence ATGTCAGAGAGCCACCTGCCCGACGCCCTGACCGTCGCGCCGAGCTACCCGGACCGCAACCTCGCCCTCGAGCTCGTCCGCGTGACCGAGGCGGCCGCGATGGCCGCCGGCCGGTGGGTCGGCAAGGGTGACAAGAACGGCGCCGACGGCGTCGCGGTCAACGCGATGCGGGTGCTGATCTCGACCGTGAGCATGCGCGGCACGGTGGTCATCGGCGAGGGCGAGAAGGACAACGCCCCCATGCTCTACAACGGCGAGCAGGTGGGCGCCGGCGAGGGCCCCGAGGTCGACGTGGCCGTGGACCCGATCGACGGCACCACGCTGACCGCCAAGGGGATGGCCAACGCCGTCTCGGTGCTGGCGGTCTCGCCCCGCGGCTCGATGTACGACCCCTCGGCCGTGTTCTACATGGAGAAGCTGGTCACCGGGGCGGCTGCCGCCGACGTCGTCGACATCCGCTACCCCGTGGCCGAGAACGTCCACCAGGTCGCCAAGGCCAAGGGCACCAAGCCCGAGGACGTCACGGTCGTGCTGCTCGACCGGCCCCGCCACGAGAAGCTGGCCGAGGAGATCCGGGCCACCGGGGCGCGCATCAAGTTCATCGTCGACGGCGACGTCGCCGGCGCCATCATGGCCGCCCGCGAGGGCACCGGCATCGACCTGCTGCTCGGCATCGGCGGCACCCCCGAGGGGATCATCGCGGCCTGCGCGATGAAGTGCCTCGACGGCGTCATCCAGGGTCGGCTGTGGCCCACCGACGACGAGGAGCGGCAGCGCGCCGTCGACGCCGGCCACGACCTCGACCGCGTCCTGCTCACCGACGACCTGGTGCGCGGCGACGACTGCTTCTTCGTCGCCACCGGCATCACCGACGGCGAGCTGATGCAGGGCGTGCGCTACAAGGCCGGGGGCGCCTCGACCCACTCGCTGGTGATGCGCTCGCGCAGCGGCACGATCCGCTCCATCCACAGCGAGCACCGGCTGTCCAAGCTGAGTGCCTACGCCGACGTCGACTTCGGACGCTGA
- a CDS encoding carbohydrate kinase family protein has product MSEQMVVVAGESLVDVVLDHDGDSTETPGGSPLNVAVGLARLDVPATLITQVGDDERAGVVVGHVTASGAEIVAAPTSSGRTSVATAHLDATGAARYEFELDWSLPRQELPICRALHVGSLGTLLEPGRESVRDLVEQACERELFVSFDANLRETFVDDRAEVWRQVRELGARCTLVKLSDEDAELLDPSQAPDDVARTLLEGERTDLVLLTRGPDGATAYCAGGEFSVAPRTTHVVDTVGAGDAFMAGTLAQLHDLGVLTPGTQELPADEASLTRLLAGAVEIAAITCERRGANPPRRSELPTGWPG; this is encoded by the coding sequence ATGAGCGAGCAGATGGTCGTCGTCGCCGGTGAGTCCCTGGTCGACGTGGTGCTGGACCACGACGGCGACTCCACCGAGACCCCGGGCGGGTCCCCCCTCAACGTCGCGGTCGGGCTCGCTCGCCTCGACGTGCCCGCCACCTTGATCACCCAGGTCGGCGACGACGAGCGCGCCGGCGTCGTGGTCGGCCACGTGACCGCCAGCGGCGCCGAGATCGTCGCGGCCCCGACCTCCTCGGGTCGCACCTCGGTCGCCACGGCCCACCTCGACGCGACGGGCGCGGCGCGCTACGAGTTCGAGCTCGACTGGAGCCTGCCCCGCCAGGAGCTGCCGATCTGCCGGGCGCTGCACGTCGGGTCCCTCGGCACCCTGCTGGAGCCCGGCCGCGAGTCGGTGCGCGACCTGGTCGAGCAGGCCTGCGAGCGGGAGCTGTTCGTCAGCTTCGACGCCAACCTGCGCGAGACCTTCGTCGACGACCGCGCCGAGGTGTGGCGCCAGGTCCGCGAGCTCGGCGCGCGGTGCACGCTGGTGAAGCTGAGCGACGAGGACGCCGAGCTGCTCGACCCCTCGCAGGCGCCCGACGACGTCGCGCGCACCCTGCTCGAGGGCGAGCGCACCGACCTGGTGCTGCTGACCCGCGGCCCCGACGGCGCCACGGCGTACTGCGCGGGCGGCGAGTTCAGCGTGGCGCCGCGCACCACGCACGTCGTGGACACCGTCGGCGCCGGCGACGCCTTCATGGCCGGCACCCTGGCGCAGCTGCACGACCTGGGGGTGCTGACCCCGGGCACCCAGGAGCTGCCCGCCGACGAGGCGTCGCTGACCCGGCTGCTCGCCGGGGCGGTGGAGATCGCCGCCATCACCTGCGAGCGGCGCGGCGCGAACCCACCTCGTCGCTCGGAGCTGCCGACCGGCTGGCCCGGCTGA
- a CDS encoding alpha/beta fold hydrolase — translation MSSPLGSFLVPPGFGGPSGVRALAREASTVSEAARLLRRSREDRRARSVLPYAGPHRVSAHDPVVLVPGFMAGDSTLRGMALFLRREGFRTYRSQIHVNVGCTREAADRLERRLETIAVRRGRKVTVVGHSLGGMLARGLAARRPDLVEGIVALGSPVLAPGAVHRLLAWDARLLARLNGAGLRGLMGADCFGGDCARLSWEDSRLPLSAEQSFTAVYSRRDGIVDWRACLDPAATHVEVRTSHCGMAVDPVVLDHVLAALRRQQLSRASRSAAPSDEVGSRRAARR, via the coding sequence ATGAGCTCACCACTCGGTTCCTTCCTGGTCCCCCCGGGGTTCGGCGGTCCGTCGGGCGTGCGGGCGCTGGCCCGGGAGGCCAGCACCGTGTCGGAGGCCGCGCGGCTGCTGCGGCGCTCCCGCGAGGACCGGCGGGCCCGCTCGGTGCTGCCGTACGCCGGCCCGCACCGCGTCAGCGCCCACGACCCCGTCGTCCTCGTGCCGGGGTTCATGGCCGGTGACTCGACGCTGCGCGGGATGGCGCTGTTCCTGCGGCGCGAGGGGTTCCGGACCTACCGCTCGCAGATCCACGTCAACGTGGGCTGCACCCGCGAGGCGGCGGACCGGCTCGAGCGGCGCCTGGAGACGATCGCGGTCCGCCGCGGCCGCAAGGTGACGGTGGTCGGCCACAGCCTGGGCGGCATGCTGGCCCGCGGCCTCGCCGCCCGCCGTCCCGACCTGGTGGAGGGCATCGTGGCGCTGGGCTCGCCGGTGCTGGCCCCGGGAGCGGTGCACCGGCTGCTGGCGTGGGACGCGCGGCTGCTCGCCCGGCTCAACGGCGCCGGGCTGCGGGGCCTCATGGGCGCCGACTGCTTCGGCGGCGACTGCGCCCGGCTGTCGTGGGAGGACAGCCGGCTGCCGCTCTCGGCGGAGCAGTCGTTCACCGCGGTCTACAGCCGCCGCGACGGGATCGTCGACTGGCGCGCCTGCCTGGACCCGGCGGCCACCCACGTCGAGGTGCGCACCAGCCACTGCGGCATGGCCGTCGACCCGGTCGTGCTCGACCACGTGCTGGCGGCGCTGCGCCGCCAGCAGCTCAGCCGGGCCAGCCGGTCGGCAGCTCCGAGCGACGAGGTGGGTTCGCGCCGCGCCGCTCGCAGGTGA
- a CDS encoding alpha/beta fold hydrolase — protein sequence MSAPDPVAVPVSEELFAPVSPGVELCYQTFGEPDGDPLLLVMGLGGPMNWWDTELCEQLAREGFHVVRYDNRDTGRSSRVRGRVGRTQLVQAFLGRPTRAPYQLGDMAADAVGLMDHLGWTSAHVAGISMGGMIVQTLAVEHPERVRSMTSVMSTLGRRTVGWQHPSLLPMLLARRTPGKEAYVLGSAKMWRLIGSPGFPTDEDRLRARAEETFDRGVSANGVLRQMLAILNQPDRTRRLGEVRVPAAVMHGTADKMVHVSGGRATARAIPGAELLTVDGMGHDLPPALFDSFVDLVRRTADRASTGADARS from the coding sequence ATGTCCGCCCCTGACCCCGTGGCCGTGCCCGTGTCCGAGGAGCTCTTCGCCCCGGTGTCTCCCGGGGTGGAGCTGTGCTACCAGACCTTCGGGGAGCCCGACGGCGACCCGCTGCTGCTGGTGATGGGGCTCGGCGGTCCGATGAACTGGTGGGACACCGAGCTGTGCGAGCAGCTGGCCCGCGAGGGCTTCCACGTGGTCCGCTACGACAACCGCGACACCGGCCGCTCCAGCCGGGTGCGCGGCCGGGTCGGCCGGACCCAGCTGGTCCAGGCCTTCCTCGGCCGGCCCACCCGGGCGCCGTACCAGCTGGGCGACATGGCCGCCGACGCGGTCGGCCTCATGGATCACCTGGGCTGGACCAGTGCTCACGTCGCCGGCATCTCGATGGGCGGCATGATCGTGCAGACCCTGGCCGTGGAGCACCCCGAGCGGGTGCGCTCGATGACCTCGGTGATGTCGACCCTGGGGCGGCGCACGGTCGGCTGGCAGCACCCCTCGCTGCTGCCGATGCTGCTGGCCCGCCGGACGCCGGGCAAGGAGGCCTACGTCCTCGGCTCGGCCAAGATGTGGCGCCTGATCGGCTCCCCCGGCTTCCCGACCGACGAGGACCGGCTGCGCGCGCGGGCCGAGGAGACCTTCGACCGGGGCGTGTCGGCCAACGGCGTGCTGCGCCAGATGCTGGCCATCCTCAACCAGCCCGACCGCACCCGCCGCCTCGGCGAGGTGCGGGTGCCGGCCGCCGTCATGCACGGCACCGCCGACAAGATGGTGCACGTCTCGGGCGGTCGCGCCACGGCCCGCGCCATCCCGGGCGCCGAGCTGCTGACGGTCGACGGCATGGGCCACGACCTCCCGCCGGCGCTGTTCGACTCCTTCGTGGACCTGGTCCGACGTACGGCGGACCGGGCGTCGACGGGAGCCGACGCCCGGTCCTAG
- a CDS encoding ABC transporter ATP-binding protein produces MATITFKQAQRWYPGADKPAVPGIDLEIHDGEFMVLVGPSGCGKSTTLRMLAGLEEVNSGQIFIGDKDVTKLPPKDRDIAMVFQNYALYPHMTVADNMGFALKMAKMKPEERKKRVEEAARILNLTEYLERKPKALSGGQRQRVAMGRAIVRNPQVFCMDEPLSNLDAKMRVQTRTDIAKLQADLGVTTVYVTHDQVEAMTMGDRVAVMKDGYLQQVDTPLNLYDRPVNLFVAGFIGSPQMNLMGATAKDGRAVIGDYAVPVDETAAKKMSGDVVVGVRPEAWRQVGPEEGGLPVTVTVVEELGSDAFVYGTSGVEGTPNSIIVRVSGRDSVHKGDTIYVTTDPRSVHVFDADSGERLSD; encoded by the coding sequence ATGGCAACCATCACGTTCAAGCAGGCTCAGCGCTGGTATCCCGGCGCCGACAAGCCCGCCGTCCCGGGCATCGACCTGGAGATCCACGACGGGGAGTTCATGGTCCTCGTCGGGCCCTCGGGCTGCGGCAAGTCCACGACCCTGCGCATGCTCGCGGGCCTCGAGGAGGTCAACAGCGGCCAGATCTTCATCGGCGACAAGGACGTCACCAAGCTCCCCCCGAAGGACCGTGACATCGCCATGGTCTTCCAGAACTACGCGCTCTACCCGCACATGACGGTGGCCGACAACATGGGCTTCGCGCTCAAGATGGCCAAGATGAAGCCCGAGGAGCGCAAGAAGCGCGTCGAGGAGGCTGCTCGCATCCTCAACCTGACCGAGTACCTCGAGCGCAAGCCCAAGGCCCTCTCCGGTGGTCAGCGCCAGCGCGTCGCCATGGGCCGCGCGATCGTGCGCAACCCGCAGGTGTTCTGCATGGACGAGCCGCTGTCGAACCTCGACGCCAAGATGCGCGTGCAGACCCGCACCGACATCGCCAAGCTGCAGGCCGACCTCGGCGTCACCACCGTCTACGTCACCCACGACCAGGTCGAGGCCATGACGATGGGCGACCGCGTCGCGGTGATGAAGGACGGCTACCTCCAGCAGGTCGACACCCCGCTCAACCTCTACGACCGGCCCGTCAACCTGTTCGTGGCCGGCTTCATCGGCTCCCCGCAGATGAACCTCATGGGTGCCACCGCCAAGGACGGCCGCGCCGTCATCGGCGACTACGCCGTGCCGGTCGACGAGACCGCCGCCAAGAAGATGAGCGGCGACGTCGTCGTCGGCGTGCGTCCCGAGGCCTGGCGCCAGGTCGGCCCCGAGGAGGGTGGCCTGCCGGTCACCGTCACCGTGGTCGAGGAGCTCGGCTCGGACGCGTTCGTCTACGGCACCAGCGGTGTCGAGGGCACGCCCAACAGCATCATCGTGCGGGTCTCGGGCCGCGACTCGGTCCACAAGGGCGACACGATCTACGTGACGACCGACCCCCGCAGCGTCCACGTCTTCGACGCGGACAGCGGCGAGCGGCTCAGCGACTGA
- a CDS encoding ABC transporter substrate-binding protein produces MRAITRPRSLAAAAVLTAGTMLLAGCGGGGGDDASAGGTSPGEGKAECEGLTSFGDLSGKSVSVYTSIIAPEDKAQKESYKLFEDCTGASIKYEGSSEFEAQLNVRVQGGNAPDIAYIPQPGLLKTLVQDTGQVVEAPSGVGENVDKFWGEDWKAYGTVDDKFYAAPLGANVKSFVWYSPKMFKENGWKVPTTWDDMMTLSEDMAAKGIKPWCAGIESGDATGWVTTDWLEDAMLREVGPDVYDQWVNHEIPFDDPQVESALQLVGSILKDDKMVNGGIGDVKSIATTAFQEAGLPILKGECGLHRQASFYAAQWPEGTKVTEDGDVFAFYLPTTSEEFGQPVLGGGEFVAAFADRPEVQAFQTYLSTDTWANEKAKATPGGGWVSANKGLDIANLKSPIDKLSAETFQDPDAVFRFDGSDQMPGAVGADSFWKQMTAWITGQDDATTLGNIEKSWPSS; encoded by the coding sequence ATGCGAGCAATCACGAGACCGCGGAGCCTGGCGGCTGCCGCTGTCCTGACCGCCGGCACCATGCTGCTGGCCGGCTGTGGCGGCGGCGGGGGCGACGACGCCTCGGCCGGCGGCACGTCCCCGGGCGAGGGCAAGGCCGAGTGCGAGGGGCTCACGTCCTTCGGCGACCTGTCGGGCAAGTCCGTCAGCGTCTACACCTCGATCATCGCGCCCGAGGACAAGGCCCAGAAGGAGAGCTACAAGCTCTTCGAGGACTGCACCGGCGCCTCCATCAAGTACGAGGGCTCCTCGGAGTTCGAGGCCCAGCTCAACGTGCGCGTCCAGGGCGGCAACGCCCCCGACATCGCCTACATCCCCCAGCCCGGCCTGCTCAAGACGCTGGTCCAGGACACCGGCCAGGTCGTCGAGGCGCCCTCCGGCGTCGGCGAGAACGTCGACAAGTTCTGGGGCGAGGACTGGAAGGCCTACGGCACGGTCGACGACAAGTTCTACGCCGCCCCGCTCGGCGCGAACGTGAAGTCCTTCGTGTGGTACTCCCCGAAGATGTTCAAGGAGAACGGCTGGAAGGTGCCGACCACCTGGGACGACATGATGACGCTGTCCGAGGACATGGCCGCCAAGGGCATCAAGCCCTGGTGCGCCGGCATCGAGTCCGGTGACGCCACCGGCTGGGTGACCACCGACTGGCTCGAGGACGCCATGCTCCGCGAGGTCGGCCCCGACGTCTACGACCAGTGGGTCAACCACGAGATCCCGTTCGACGACCCGCAGGTCGAGTCCGCCCTGCAGCTCGTCGGCTCGATCCTCAAGGACGACAAGATGGTCAACGGCGGCATCGGCGACGTGAAGTCGATCGCCACCACCGCCTTCCAGGAGGCCGGCCTGCCGATCCTCAAGGGCGAGTGCGGCCTGCACCGCCAGGCGAGCTTCTACGCCGCCCAGTGGCCCGAGGGCACCAAGGTGACCGAGGACGGCGACGTGTTCGCCTTCTACCTGCCCACCACGAGCGAGGAGTTCGGCCAGCCCGTCCTCGGCGGTGGCGAGTTCGTCGCGGCGTTCGCCGACCGTCCCGAGGTCCAGGCCTTCCAGACCTACCTGTCGACCGACACGTGGGCCAACGAGAAGGCCAAGGCCACCCCCGGCGGCGGCTGGGTCAGCGCCAACAAGGGGCTGGACATCGCCAACCTGAAGAGCCCGATCGACAAGCTGTCGGCCGAGACCTTCCAGGACCCCGACGCGGTCTTCCGCTTCGACGGTTCGGACCAGATGCCCGGCGCCGTGGGTGCCGACTCCTTCTGGAAGCAGATGACCGCCTGGATCACCGGGCAGGACGACGCCACGACCCTCGGCAACATCGAGAAGTCCTGGCCCTCCTCCTGA
- a CDS encoding carbohydrate ABC transporter permease has protein sequence MSTPEKFLNLLFAVLLFFGVMGAILLLTQRFRSRAGERIQVAAFVLPSLLMVAVGLLYPAITTIVQSFKNRSLTEFVGFDNYQAIFTDPAQLQVLRNTAIWVIVTPVLATAIGLVYAVLIDRARFEKFAKTLLFLPMAISLVGASIIWKFVYDYKATEQDQLGILNAILKSFGVETYRFLLTEPWNTLFLIVIFIWVQAGFAMTLLSASIKAIPDDMIEAAKLDGASALKMFRFITIPSIRPALIVVLTTISIATLKVFDIVRTSTGGNFGTSVLANEFYTQSFRAFQQGLGAALGTLIFVLVLPIVVYNIRQMRKLESR, from the coding sequence ATGTCCACCCCTGAGAAGTTCCTCAACCTGCTCTTCGCTGTCTTGCTCTTCTTCGGGGTCATGGGCGCGATCCTGCTCCTGACCCAGCGGTTCCGCTCGCGCGCTGGCGAGCGCATCCAGGTCGCCGCCTTCGTGCTGCCCTCGCTGCTGATGGTGGCGGTCGGCCTGCTCTACCCCGCGATCACCACGATCGTGCAGTCCTTCAAGAACCGCTCGCTGACCGAGTTCGTCGGCTTCGACAACTACCAGGCGATCTTCACCGACCCGGCCCAGCTGCAGGTGCTGCGCAACACCGCGATCTGGGTCATCGTGACGCCGGTCCTCGCGACCGCCATCGGCCTGGTGTACGCCGTGCTCATCGACCGCGCCCGCTTCGAGAAGTTCGCCAAGACGCTGCTGTTCCTGCCGATGGCGATCTCGCTCGTGGGCGCGTCGATCATCTGGAAGTTCGTCTACGACTACAAGGCCACCGAGCAGGACCAGCTCGGCATCCTCAACGCCATCCTCAAGTCGTTCGGCGTCGAGACCTACCGGTTCCTGCTGACCGAGCCCTGGAACACGCTGTTCCTCATCGTCATCTTCATCTGGGTGCAGGCCGGCTTCGCCATGACGCTGCTCTCCGCGTCGATCAAGGCCATCCCCGACGACATGATCGAGGCCGCCAAGCTCGACGGCGCGAGCGCGCTGAAGATGTTCCGCTTCATCACGATCCCGAGCATCCGTCCGGCCCTGATCGTGGTGCTCACCACCATCAGCATCGCGACGCTCAAGGTGTTCGACATCGTCCGCACCAGCACCGGCGGCAACTTCGGCACCAGCGTGCTGGCCAACGAGTTCTACACCCAGAGCTTCCGGGCCTTCCAGCAGGGACTGGGAGCCGCGCTCGGCACCCTGATCTTCGTGCTGGTGCTGCCCATCGTCGTCTACAACATCCGTCAGATGCGCAAGCTGGAGTCCCGATGA
- a CDS encoding carbohydrate ABC transporter permease yields the protein MTTSTPTIAPAQIEPPTGPPKSAAAAAHGGLTSRIGSAVALVIAVLWTIPTFGLLVSSFRPEGEVKTNGWWNAFTNPSFTFDNYKSVITGSDVDLATYFVNSFVITIPSVLIPISLATLAAYAFAWMDFKGRHLLFVAVFALQIVPIQVTMIPLLKLYVNPPFGLPQLAGANAVGGGFWTVWLSHSIFALPLAIYLMHNFMREIPGELIESARVDGAGHVQIFTRIMLPLLTPAIAAFGIFQFLWVWNDLLVALVFAGGNLDVSPLTVRLAALAGQRGEDWHLLSAGAFVSLVVPLIVFLAGQRYFVRGLLAGSVKG from the coding sequence ATGACCACGAGCACCCCCACCATCGCCCCCGCGCAGATCGAGCCCCCCACGGGCCCGCCGAAGAGCGCCGCCGCGGCCGCGCACGGCGGTCTGACCAGCCGGATCGGATCGGCGGTCGCGCTGGTCATCGCCGTGCTGTGGACGATCCCGACCTTCGGCCTGCTGGTCTCCTCCTTCCGCCCCGAGGGCGAGGTCAAGACCAACGGCTGGTGGAACGCCTTCACCAACCCGTCGTTCACCTTCGACAACTACAAGTCGGTCATCACCGGCTCCGACGTCGACCTGGCGACGTACTTCGTGAACTCGTTCGTCATCACGATCCCGTCGGTGCTGATCCCGATCAGCCTGGCGACGCTCGCGGCGTACGCCTTCGCCTGGATGGACTTCAAGGGCCGCCACCTGCTGTTCGTGGCCGTCTTCGCGCTCCAGATCGTGCCGATCCAGGTGACGATGATCCCGCTGCTCAAGCTCTACGTGAACCCGCCGTTCGGCCTGCCCCAGCTCGCGGGCGCCAACGCCGTCGGTGGCGGCTTCTGGACCGTGTGGCTCTCCCACTCGATCTTCGCGCTGCCGCTGGCGATCTACCTGATGCACAATTTCATGCGCGAGATCCCCGGCGAGCTGATCGAGTCGGCGCGCGTCGACGGCGCCGGCCACGTGCAGATCTTCACCCGCATCATGCTGCCGCTGCTCACCCCGGCCATCGCGGCCTTCGGCATCTTCCAGTTCCTGTGGGTCTGGAACGACCTGCTCGTGGCGCTGGTGTTCGCCGGCGGCAACCTGGACGTCTCGCCCCTGACGGTGCGGCTCGCCGCGCTGGCGGGCCAGCGCGGCGAGGACTGGCACCTGCTCAGCGCCGGTGCGTTCGTCTCCCTGGTGGTGCCCCTGATCGTCTTCCTCGCCGGTCAGCGCTACTTCGTGCGCGGCCTGCTGGCCGGAAGTGTCAAGGGCTGA
- a CDS encoding GH1 family beta-glucosidase — protein MSPALPEPGRFALGTATASYQIEGAFTEDGRGPSIWDVFSQRPGATADGRDGSVACDSYHRWTEDLDLVAGLGVEYYRFSIAWPRIVPEGRGRVEERGLDYYDRLVDGMLERGLVPSATLFHWDLPQALEDEGGWLVRSTPEAFAEYADVVAQRLVDRVGLWATHNEPWCAAYLGYAAGVHAPGRQEGGAAHRAAHHLNLGHALAAERLRAAGAEAVGIVLNLAPIWPEREEAREVSAGIDAIRNAVWLDPLVDGAYGEQLLSVAPELADPELVQTGDLDRIQGSVDWLGVNYYTPVRPDVALADAAPHPEGGAYPGVAPFDLVVREPRTDIGWEIEPAGLTDVLTTTWERVGVPIIVTENGAACVDEVAPVAEGEAPTYAVDDQDRIDYLRGHLAAVNDARRAGADVRAYFVWTLLDNFEWAEGYTKTFGLVHVASEDQTRTPKASYRWVAAHADDLREAARVAGAAVSP, from the coding sequence ATGAGCCCCGCACTGCCCGAGCCCGGCCGATTCGCCCTCGGCACCGCCACCGCGTCCTACCAGATCGAGGGGGCCTTCACCGAGGACGGCCGTGGCCCCTCGATCTGGGACGTCTTCAGCCAGCGCCCCGGCGCGACCGCCGACGGTCGCGACGGCTCGGTGGCCTGCGACTCCTACCACCGGTGGACCGAGGACCTCGACCTCGTCGCCGGCCTCGGCGTGGAGTACTACCGCTTCTCCATCGCCTGGCCGCGGATCGTGCCCGAGGGGCGCGGGCGCGTGGAGGAGCGCGGGCTCGACTACTACGACCGCCTCGTCGACGGCATGCTCGAGCGGGGCCTGGTGCCCAGCGCCACGCTCTTCCACTGGGACCTGCCGCAGGCGCTGGAGGACGAGGGCGGCTGGCTGGTGCGCAGCACCCCCGAGGCCTTCGCGGAGTACGCCGACGTGGTGGCGCAGCGGCTCGTCGACCGGGTGGGTCTGTGGGCCACGCACAACGAGCCGTGGTGCGCGGCGTACCTCGGCTACGCCGCGGGCGTGCACGCCCCGGGTCGCCAGGAGGGGGGAGCGGCGCACCGCGCGGCCCACCACCTCAACCTGGGCCACGCGCTGGCCGCGGAGCGGCTGCGGGCGGCGGGCGCCGAGGCCGTGGGCATCGTGCTCAACCTCGCCCCGATCTGGCCCGAGCGGGAGGAGGCGCGCGAGGTCAGCGCCGGCATCGACGCCATCCGCAACGCGGTGTGGCTCGACCCGCTCGTCGACGGGGCGTACGGCGAGCAGCTGCTGTCCGTCGCGCCGGAGCTGGCCGACCCCGAGCTGGTCCAGACCGGTGACCTGGACCGGATCCAGGGCTCGGTCGACTGGCTGGGCGTCAACTACTACACGCCCGTGCGCCCCGACGTCGCCCTGGCGGACGCCGCGCCCCACCCCGAGGGGGGCGCCTACCCGGGCGTCGCGCCCTTCGACCTGGTGGTCCGCGAGCCCCGCACCGACATCGGCTGGGAGATCGAGCCCGCGGGCCTGACCGACGTGCTGACCACGACCTGGGAGCGCGTCGGCGTGCCGATCATCGTCACCGAGAACGGCGCCGCCTGCGTCGACGAGGTCGCGCCGGTCGCGGAGGGCGAGGCCCCGACGTACGCCGTCGACGACCAGGACCGCATCGACTACCTGCGCGGCCACCTCGCTGCGGTGAACGACGCGCGCCGCGCAGGTGCCGACGTGCGGGCCTACTTCGTGTGGACCCTGCTCGACAACTTCGAGTGGGCCGAGGGCTACACGAAGACCTTCGGGCTGGTGCACGTCGCGTCGGAGGACCAGACGCGCACCCCCAAGGCCTCCTACCGGTGGGTGGCCGCCCATGCGGACGACCTCCGCGAGGCTGCCCGAGTCGCCGGGGCGGCCGTCAGCCCTTGA
- a CDS encoding LacI family DNA-binding transcriptional regulator: MTGIKDVALDVGLSIATVSRALRGQPGVSADNRHRIEQAAARLGYVPSRTAANLATGRTRTVAVVVPYVSRWFFSTVVHGAEQVLSGRGYDLLLFNLAGSAEARHRVMQTHQLTKRADAVVILGLQPTPAEQTWLADHAARVVLVGASVPTWPSVTIDDEAASVTAVAHLAALGHRRIAYVGGSAEEALDFATPRARLVGFHRAMSESGLEADPALERVGGFTVAGGLAAGHDLLDLDQPPTAVFCASDEMAIGVLRAARDRGVAVPEQLSVVGIDDHEMAQFLDLTTVRQPVAEQGRQAALQVLALLDEDPPEPVPARHLVLETELVVRSSTGPAPAGGAAYGIIAGRGHRS; this comes from the coding sequence ATGACCGGCATCAAGGACGTCGCCCTCGACGTCGGCCTCTCGATCGCGACGGTCTCGCGCGCCCTGCGCGGCCAGCCCGGCGTGTCGGCCGACAACCGCCACCGGATCGAGCAGGCCGCGGCACGGCTGGGCTACGTGCCCTCGCGCACGGCCGCCAACCTGGCCACCGGACGCACCCGCACCGTCGCCGTGGTGGTGCCCTACGTCAGCCGCTGGTTCTTCTCCACCGTCGTGCACGGCGCCGAGCAGGTGCTGAGCGGCCGGGGCTACGACCTGCTGCTGTTCAACCTCGCCGGCTCCGCCGAGGCCCGCCACCGGGTGATGCAGACCCACCAGCTGACCAAGCGCGCCGACGCCGTGGTCATCCTCGGGCTGCAGCCCACCCCGGCCGAGCAGACGTGGCTGGCCGACCACGCCGCCCGCGTGGTGTTGGTCGGCGCCAGCGTGCCCACCTGGCCCAGCGTCACCATCGACGACGAGGCCGCCTCGGTCACCGCCGTGGCCCACCTGGCCGCCCTCGGCCACCGCCGGATCGCCTACGTCGGCGGCTCGGCCGAGGAGGCCCTCGACTTCGCCACCCCGCGCGCCCGGCTGGTCGGCTTCCACCGCGCCATGAGCGAGTCCGGCCTCGAGGCCGACCCCGCCCTGGAGCGGGTCGGTGGCTTCACCGTCGCCGGCGGGCTCGCCGCGGGCCACGACCTGCTCGACCTGGACCAGCCCCCCACCGCGGTGTTCTGCGCCTCCGACGAGATGGCCATCGGCGTGCTCCGGGCCGCCCGCGACCGGGGCGTCGCCGTGCCCGAGCAGCTGTCCGTGGTGGGCATCGACGACCACGAGATGGCGCAGTTCCTCGACCTCACGACCGTGCGGCAGCCCGTCGCGGAGCAGGGTCGGCAGGCGGCGCTGCAGGTGCTCGCCCTGCTCGACGAGGACCCGCCGGAGCCCGTCCCGGCACGCCACCTGGTGCTCGAGACCGAGCTGGTGGTCCGCTCCAGCACCGGGCCCGCGCCCGCGGGCGGCGCGGCGTACGGGATAATCGCCGGTCGTGGCCACCGATCCTGA